From Kryptolebias marmoratus isolate JLee-2015 linkage group LG15, ASM164957v2, whole genome shotgun sequence, a single genomic window includes:
- the irx6a gene encoding iroquois-class homeodomain protein IRX-6a isoform X1, which translates to MVTKEAAMSFSQFGYPYNATSQFFVSANPSSTCCDSISRSVSDGTGGSQTSAAAAAAASFCCPSYENRLLASSRTELNAALGMYSSPYAAAAAASQNYANYFPYSTDPSAIYSSLNPQYDIKDTTGTLHSGITQTAAYYPYDHSLGQYQYDRYGTVDFNGTARRKNATRETTSTLKTWLYEHRKNPYPTKGEKIMLAIITKMTLTQVSTWFANARRRLKKENKMTWSPKNKASDDRKEDLNKSDQECVTKDSPDCKEEKDLHLSDLEDMDEDDCDKLDSDCEKVAADEQDLQRAMAVSRAPQKRDCGSELHLTLNNNFHSFPCAIKNVTALPPLPSDFLDPVVSKAASLTIPSAGTVSLSHFEASDKPRIWSLARTAASGVILSPQQHGSELRTGSLTGDCQLQSTRLSGAPTGQCGVTRGLHDSGGTEGSFPEGSSLHSKVYGTSSYNHKSLQLHSSSYTAVPDTCQYTSIEGFSGGKVEIQSSDLSEACGTVQDDKVTAFRPVMKR; encoded by the exons ATGGTAACAAAGGAAGCAGCTATGTCTTTCTCGCAGTTTGGATACCCTTACAATGCAACTTCACAG TTTTTCGTGTCGGCAAACCCCAGTTCCACTTGCTGCGATTCGATTTCCAGGTCGGTCTCTGACGGGACAGGCGGCTCTCAgacctccgccgccgccgcagccGCCGCCTCCTTCTGCTGCCCGTCCTACGAGAACCGGCTCCTGGCGAGCAGCCGGACGGAGCTGAACGCAGCGCTGGGGATGTACAGCTCTCCGTACGCCGCAGCGGCCGCAGCCAGCCAGAACTACGCCAACTACTTCCCCTACAGCACCGACCCATCCGCTATCTACTCCTCTCTG AATCCACAATATGACATTAAGGACACCACAGGCACTTTACACTCTGGCATTACTCAAACTGCTGCTTACTATCCGTACGATCATTCATTGGGACAGTATCAATATGACAG ATACGGGACAGTGGACTTTAATGGCACAGCTCGGAGAAAGAATGCTACTCGTGAGACCACCAGCACTTTGAAAACATGGTTGTATGAGCACCGCAAGAACCCCTACCCCACCAAGGGTGAAAAGATCATGCTGGCCATCATCACCAAAATGACCCTCACCCAGGTGTCAACGTGGTTCGCCAACGCCAGGAGGAGGCTAAAAAAGGAGAACAAGATGACCTGGTCGCCAAAGAATAAGGCAAGTGATGACAGGAAGGAGGACCTTAACAAGAGCGACCAAGAGTGTGTCACCAAAG ATTCCCCTGATTGCAAAGAGGAGAAAGATCTGCATCTGAGTGACTTGGAGGACATGGACGAGGATGACTGTGACAAGCTGGACAGTGACTGTGAAAAGGTGGCAGCGGACGAGCAGGACCTCCAAAGAGCCATGGCAGTGTCCAGAGCTCCTCAAAAAAGAGACTGCGGCTCTGAGCTGCACCTGACCTTAAATAACAACTTCCACTCGTTCCCCTGTGCCATCAAAAATGTCACCGCCCTCCCCCCTCTCCCATCTGACTTTCTGGATCCTGTTGTGTCTAAGGCAGCCTCTTTGACCATCCCATCAGCGGGAACAGTGTCCCTGTCTCATTTTGAAGCATCGGACAAGCCACGGATTTGGTCTCTGGCTCGAACAGCAGCTTCAGGGGTCATACTGAGCCCCCAGCAGCATGGCTCAGAGCTGAGGACAGGAAGCCTCACTGGAGACTGTCAGCTACAGAGCACCAGGCTTTCTGGGGCTCCTACTGGACAATGTGGGGTCACCAGAGGCCTCCATGATTCTGGCGGCACCGAGGGCTCATTCCCTGAGGGCTCGTCCTTGCACTCCAAAGTTTATGGCACAAGCAGCTACAATCACAAGAGCCTCCAACTTCACAGTTCATCCTACACTGCTGTCCCAGACACATGTCAGTACACCAGTATTGAAG GATTCTCTGGAGGCAAAGTGGAGATTCAGTCGTCCGACCTCAGTGAGGCCTGTGGGACTGTGCAGGATGACAAGGTCACTGCATTCAGACCAGTCATGAAGAGGTGA
- the irx6a gene encoding iroquois-class homeodomain protein IRX-6a isoform X3: protein MVTKEAAMSFSQFGYPYNATSQNPQYDIKDTTGTLHSGITQTAAYYPYDHSLGQYQYDRYGTVDFNGTARRKNATRETTSTLKTWLYEHRKNPYPTKGEKIMLAIITKMTLTQVSTWFANARRRLKKENKMTWSPKNKASDDRKEDLNKSDQECVTKDSPDCKEEKDLHLSDLEDMDEDDCDKLDSDCEKVAADEQDLQRAMAVSRAPQKRDCGSELHLTLNNNFHSFPCAIKNVTALPPLPSDFLDPVVSKAASLTIPSAGTVSLSHFEASDKPRIWSLARTAASGVILSPQQHGSELRTGSLTGDCQLQSTRLSGAPTGQCGVTRGLHDSGGTEGSFPEGSSLHSKVYGTSSYNHKSLQLHSSSYTAVPDTCQYTSIEGFSGGKVEIQSSDLSEACGTVQDDKVTAFRPVMKR, encoded by the exons ATGGTAACAAAGGAAGCAGCTATGTCTTTCTCGCAGTTTGGATACCCTTACAATGCAACTTCACAG AATCCACAATATGACATTAAGGACACCACAGGCACTTTACACTCTGGCATTACTCAAACTGCTGCTTACTATCCGTACGATCATTCATTGGGACAGTATCAATATGACAG ATACGGGACAGTGGACTTTAATGGCACAGCTCGGAGAAAGAATGCTACTCGTGAGACCACCAGCACTTTGAAAACATGGTTGTATGAGCACCGCAAGAACCCCTACCCCACCAAGGGTGAAAAGATCATGCTGGCCATCATCACCAAAATGACCCTCACCCAGGTGTCAACGTGGTTCGCCAACGCCAGGAGGAGGCTAAAAAAGGAGAACAAGATGACCTGGTCGCCAAAGAATAAGGCAAGTGATGACAGGAAGGAGGACCTTAACAAGAGCGACCAAGAGTGTGTCACCAAAG ATTCCCCTGATTGCAAAGAGGAGAAAGATCTGCATCTGAGTGACTTGGAGGACATGGACGAGGATGACTGTGACAAGCTGGACAGTGACTGTGAAAAGGTGGCAGCGGACGAGCAGGACCTCCAAAGAGCCATGGCAGTGTCCAGAGCTCCTCAAAAAAGAGACTGCGGCTCTGAGCTGCACCTGACCTTAAATAACAACTTCCACTCGTTCCCCTGTGCCATCAAAAATGTCACCGCCCTCCCCCCTCTCCCATCTGACTTTCTGGATCCTGTTGTGTCTAAGGCAGCCTCTTTGACCATCCCATCAGCGGGAACAGTGTCCCTGTCTCATTTTGAAGCATCGGACAAGCCACGGATTTGGTCTCTGGCTCGAACAGCAGCTTCAGGGGTCATACTGAGCCCCCAGCAGCATGGCTCAGAGCTGAGGACAGGAAGCCTCACTGGAGACTGTCAGCTACAGAGCACCAGGCTTTCTGGGGCTCCTACTGGACAATGTGGGGTCACCAGAGGCCTCCATGATTCTGGCGGCACCGAGGGCTCATTCCCTGAGGGCTCGTCCTTGCACTCCAAAGTTTATGGCACAAGCAGCTACAATCACAAGAGCCTCCAACTTCACAGTTCATCCTACACTGCTGTCCCAGACACATGTCAGTACACCAGTATTGAAG GATTCTCTGGAGGCAAAGTGGAGATTCAGTCGTCCGACCTCAGTGAGGCCTGTGGGACTGTGCAGGATGACAAGGTCACTGCATTCAGACCAGTCATGAAGAGGTGA
- the irx6a gene encoding iroquois-class homeodomain protein IRX-6a isoform X2, which produces MQLHRSVSDGTGGSQTSAAAAAAASFCCPSYENRLLASSRTELNAALGMYSSPYAAAAAASQNYANYFPYSTDPSAIYSSLNPQYDIKDTTGTLHSGITQTAAYYPYDHSLGQYQYDRYGTVDFNGTARRKNATRETTSTLKTWLYEHRKNPYPTKGEKIMLAIITKMTLTQVSTWFANARRRLKKENKMTWSPKNKASDDRKEDLNKSDQECVTKDSPDCKEEKDLHLSDLEDMDEDDCDKLDSDCEKVAADEQDLQRAMAVSRAPQKRDCGSELHLTLNNNFHSFPCAIKNVTALPPLPSDFLDPVVSKAASLTIPSAGTVSLSHFEASDKPRIWSLARTAASGVILSPQQHGSELRTGSLTGDCQLQSTRLSGAPTGQCGVTRGLHDSGGTEGSFPEGSSLHSKVYGTSSYNHKSLQLHSSSYTAVPDTCQYTSIEGFSGGKVEIQSSDLSEACGTVQDDKVTAFRPVMKR; this is translated from the exons ATGCAACTTCACAG GTCGGTCTCTGACGGGACAGGCGGCTCTCAgacctccgccgccgccgcagccGCCGCCTCCTTCTGCTGCCCGTCCTACGAGAACCGGCTCCTGGCGAGCAGCCGGACGGAGCTGAACGCAGCGCTGGGGATGTACAGCTCTCCGTACGCCGCAGCGGCCGCAGCCAGCCAGAACTACGCCAACTACTTCCCCTACAGCACCGACCCATCCGCTATCTACTCCTCTCTG AATCCACAATATGACATTAAGGACACCACAGGCACTTTACACTCTGGCATTACTCAAACTGCTGCTTACTATCCGTACGATCATTCATTGGGACAGTATCAATATGACAG ATACGGGACAGTGGACTTTAATGGCACAGCTCGGAGAAAGAATGCTACTCGTGAGACCACCAGCACTTTGAAAACATGGTTGTATGAGCACCGCAAGAACCCCTACCCCACCAAGGGTGAAAAGATCATGCTGGCCATCATCACCAAAATGACCCTCACCCAGGTGTCAACGTGGTTCGCCAACGCCAGGAGGAGGCTAAAAAAGGAGAACAAGATGACCTGGTCGCCAAAGAATAAGGCAAGTGATGACAGGAAGGAGGACCTTAACAAGAGCGACCAAGAGTGTGTCACCAAAG ATTCCCCTGATTGCAAAGAGGAGAAAGATCTGCATCTGAGTGACTTGGAGGACATGGACGAGGATGACTGTGACAAGCTGGACAGTGACTGTGAAAAGGTGGCAGCGGACGAGCAGGACCTCCAAAGAGCCATGGCAGTGTCCAGAGCTCCTCAAAAAAGAGACTGCGGCTCTGAGCTGCACCTGACCTTAAATAACAACTTCCACTCGTTCCCCTGTGCCATCAAAAATGTCACCGCCCTCCCCCCTCTCCCATCTGACTTTCTGGATCCTGTTGTGTCTAAGGCAGCCTCTTTGACCATCCCATCAGCGGGAACAGTGTCCCTGTCTCATTTTGAAGCATCGGACAAGCCACGGATTTGGTCTCTGGCTCGAACAGCAGCTTCAGGGGTCATACTGAGCCCCCAGCAGCATGGCTCAGAGCTGAGGACAGGAAGCCTCACTGGAGACTGTCAGCTACAGAGCACCAGGCTTTCTGGGGCTCCTACTGGACAATGTGGGGTCACCAGAGGCCTCCATGATTCTGGCGGCACCGAGGGCTCATTCCCTGAGGGCTCGTCCTTGCACTCCAAAGTTTATGGCACAAGCAGCTACAATCACAAGAGCCTCCAACTTCACAGTTCATCCTACACTGCTGTCCCAGACACATGTCAGTACACCAGTATTGAAG GATTCTCTGGAGGCAAAGTGGAGATTCAGTCGTCCGACCTCAGTGAGGCCTGTGGGACTGTGCAGGATGACAAGGTCACTGCATTCAGACCAGTCATGAAGAGGTGA